The Maniola hyperantus chromosome 6, iAphHyp1.2, whole genome shotgun sequence sequence TGAAGAAATCATCGCCGAAACAGAGCGATTTTGCGGCGTTCGacaaatcttattttttaaatggcaTAAAAATGTTAGGTCGTTGGTCTAAGTGTGTAGAGCTACAAGGAGATTGCGttgaaaaatgaataaaaaaatatacgtaTTTGAGTTTCCTTTCCAAACACGGGCACTTATCATACCGCCCTCGTATAGAATAAGAGTCGTTGGTGGTtctaatccaatccaatccaatccatcagcctgtttgcgtccactgctggacataggcctttccaagagcgcgccaccaaacacggtcctccgccttccttatccaaccgctccccaccaccttcaggtcatcggtccagcgggcggggggttgtcctacactgcgcttaccggtacgtggtctccactccagaacacgtctgccccatcggccatcggttctgcgacagacatggcctgcccattgccacttcagcgcgctaatcctttgagctatgtcggtcgcttttgttcttctgcgaatttcctcgttccggattttatccctgagagtgatacccaacttagctcgctccatagcacgctgagccacttttagtttgtggatgaggccaactgtcagtgtccacgtttccgctccatacgtcatcacaggtaggacacactcgttgaagaccttagtcttaaggctttgcggtatcgacgattcgaagacctgtcgtagctatgaaaatgctgcccagcccagctgaattcttctgtcagcttcctggtcgaagttgtttctacctGGTACTACAGTTGTATGATCTGGCCGAGGTAGTTATATTCTTGAACAACTTCGATGCTGACATTCCCGACGGTGACGGGTCTTGAGATAACGTGTTCGTTAAGCATGACTTTTGTTTTGTCGATGTTCATCTCAAGACCTACGCGTCTGGAAGAACAACTAAGCTCGATCAGCATTTCCTCAAGGTCCTGCAGCGATTCTGCTGGTATTACGATGTCGTCCGCAAATCGCAAGTGTGAGATGTTTTCGCCGTTCAGGTTTATGCCTCGACCTTTCCAGTCCAAAACCTTAAACACGTCTTCTAGGGCAGAGGTGAAAAGTTTTGGTGATATTACATCTCCCTGCCTCACACCTCTTCGTATTGGTATCGGATTCGTTTGTTGGTCTTGGACGGCCATGGTGGCGGAGTCATACAAACATCTCAACACTTGGATATAGTGCCAGTCGACTGGGCATCGCTGCAGTGAATCCAGAACAGCCCAGGTCTCGATGGAATCGAAGGCTTTCTCGTAGTCCACAAATGCTAAACAGAGGGGCAGATTATACTCCTGAGTTTTCTGCATAATCTGCCGTAGCGTGTGAATGTGGTCAACGGTGCTGTAGCCTTTTCGAAACCCCGCCTGCTCTGGAGGCTGAAATTCGTCAAGTCTTCGGGCGAGACGATTCGTAATAACCCGCGAGAACAGCTTATAAATATGGCTTAGAAGTGAGATTGGTCTGTAGTTCTTAAGCAGACTCTTACTCTTATCGTTGGTGGTTGGTTGGTGATAATTAACGTACCTACACACCTAATTGAATTTAATTTGCTATATTTACCAATTTCAGATCACCACCTCGTCTGGATTGGTCCCCGATGCCGCAATGGTGGGAATCTGAGACGCCGCCATGCAGCGCACATGACCATGAACGCCTCAGGCCAGAGGTAGTGGCTATGCCAGCGTTGGCTGCACCGGCGGTCTCTTCTCCTACTATCACCACAGTCATTTATCCAGAGGCACAGGTAAATATATACTAActagtttaggtttttaaaaatcccgtgggaactctatgattttccgggataaaagtagcctatgtcactctccaggtctttaactatgtaggtatactgattcgattgcttattgctaatactatcttgtttatacatttttagattttttctcgcttggtgtaaaataccaaATGGAAGCTTTTcagaacttttaaaaatttccATCAAGCAGAATTTTTCAGTGATCTATTTCATCCAAACatccagttattttatttaatgacgtgataatattctaaattttttacatattaagtttatttttattctctTCAGATCGTAAGCGAGTCTATCGGAATACCAGGTTCTTCGGTAAAACTGACCTACCGCTCATCACAAGCAGCTGGCTACCTTTCATGCGTCCACATCCAGCTAACGAGAAGAATAGTTCCCGCTTCTCTCACTCGCGTCCACGTACGAGTGGAGATCGAGGGCTCTCTTCACACGCATACCTATGAAGCCGACCCGGACTTGACTCATGTCTTCGCTTGGAATAAAAGAAATGTTTACAAACAGAAGGTACTTAATCGACCTCTTCCGGTAGAAATGAAGGACTGATGATATCACTTCTTTATCAAGCTCTGGTCAAATTGAGGCAAATCACGTGCGATTGCAACAATTTCATCGCCCATATTGTGCCGACGTAAGGTAGTGTTTAAATTAGCTCAGATAGTCGCATACATTCTCGATTCGCGCTTGTTTGTGTCCCAGTAACCAGCGTGGGATTCGTCTCAGTTTGACCGAAGCTCAAGTTTCTTTGATAATaacctttgtttttttttaggtttacGGACAAGCACAAGCCAAAATATCGATTGGTTACGAATACACAACATGTTCATCAGTTGTATGGGAAACGCAAACAGCAACTCTCGCTGGATTCGACGTTGACATTTCTGATATTGGTGGATGGGGCTTGGACATACATCACCACTATAATTTCCATGAAGGCATACTGCAAAAAGGAGATGGCGCCTTATTACATCTAAAACAGTATCCGAGAACAGTGCAGGTATAATCTACTAGTTGTACCTGTTTTCGGCCTGCGTGGAATAACTGTTTCCCGTGGAACTAAGAGCGGATAGAGGATACACGGGTAGTTTGAAGCAGTCATGGTTGACCGCTTTAAGCTGCGACTGCATAGCGATCGCTTCAGCAGACGTGACTACACCGAACagtcattgtagctgtcaaatgCTCAAGCAGCTGAAAGTAAAAAGTGACCCGATCGTTATGTGAAAGCCTTTCTGCCTATGGACAATTTTCACACTTAGTTCAGTTGTTTCGAAAATGTATCCAAACAAACAGATTgacaaaaattgtaaataactaTTTAAGCCGAagaaaagcttatttcaaaataCCTTTAAACGAAGACGCTTCAGTTTTATGAACtataaacaaattttaataaagAGTTCTCCCGTGCCTAATACTTTCCACAGTCATCAACTATCACCGAATTCTTAATTTTCTAATATATTGCAGGTTGTAATGGGTACAGGACTTCAGAGATCCCTAAATTGTCCTGATCACTGCAATGGAAAGGCAGCCGATTCACTCTTATTGACACCAACTGCGCTTACTTCAGGACCTGATGGATCTCTCTATGTCGGAGACTTTAATTTCGTACGTCGTATAACTCCCGAGGGTGTGGTGACTACAGTACTGCAATTggagtaagtatacctaccacaAAATTGCTTTAGTACCGTGAAAAGGACCTACTTTCAGGTGGCATCATCACCATCGTCATCTTGTGGAgattcactgctggacatagacgtTCACTAATGAGCACTACCACACCCAGTGCTTTGCCTTCCTCATTCACTTTCTTAGCCACTTCCCTCTTTTATCGTCGATCCATCGTGCTGGAGAGTACCCAATACTACGCTTACTTGTACGCAGTCTCCACTCTAGAAATATTCGACTCCAACGACCATCACCCTACGACaagcccactgccacttcagctcgcTAATGATTTGGGCTATATCGGTGACCTTGCTTCTCCTCATTCGAAAATCTGTGTCCACAGCTCTCTGAGTAACTTTTTTGGTTGAGAGTTCACGTTTCACATgtcatacttacttataaaaaaattaacaaatactAATCTTTGTGATTATTGTTTCAGAACAACCCAAGTCGCATATCAATACTACATCTGCATTTCACCAGCAGATGGATATCTTTACATATCAGATTCAGAAAGACATCAAGTTAGAAGAGTGGTAGTGTTGGACAAGGTTCGCGATCCGGCAGCTAATTCTGAACCGATAGTaggcaacggtgaccgatgtgTACCTGGAGATGATTCCAACTGCGGTGATGAAGGACCTGCCATTAAAGCCAAGTTGGCCCACCCTAAAGGTAGTTGTGATTTCTCGgatgttttaattttacaatattttcagtAGATACTAAAAAGTGCTTGCACCTATTACAGATAATTTCGTGGTTCAAAATGTAAGGGGAAATTCTTTTGTGGAATTGGgtaattaaaaattagaaaCTGAAACCTAATCGAGTTCTTGCATTATTTCTAGGTCTCGCCATAGCAGCAGATAGAACGATGTACATTGCAGATGGAACTAATATCCGAGCTGTTGATCCTAGTGGTATTATCCATACACTTGTAGGCCACCACGGACATCATAATCATTGGTCACCGGTTCCTTGCAGAGGAGCTATTGCTCCATACGAAGCTCAACTACAATGGCCAACAGGAGTTGCCTTATCTCCACTCGACGGATCACTATATTTTATTGACGACCGAATCATACTCAAATTGACCGTCGACATGAAAATCAAAGTTGTTGCTGGTCAACCATCTCATTGTCGACTTGGAAGTGATGGTAAACCAATCGCGAAACCTACCAACAGAACAAATACGGAATTCAGAGAAGACTCTAATTTAGGCACCATTTTAGCAATAGCATTCGCACCCAGCGGAGTTCTTTACGTAGCTGAATCTGATTCCAAGAAGACTAATACGATAAAAACAATTGATCCATCTGGGAAAATTATGCACTTCGCTGgaaagttacaagaaaattttaAAGAACTTAGCTGTGAATGCAATTCATCTACTTCGGCAACAGTTGTGCCCGTAAATCCCCGTGATGAAGGTGCAGGGTGTCCTTGCAGACTGAGTGTCGCCGCTGGAGATGAACCACCAACTAATACTGAAACTTTACTATCGTCTAATGCTAAATTCCAAACAATTTCTGCATTAGCTGTTACTCCGGATGGTGTACTTAACGTTGTCGACCAAGGTATTTTCTGCAATATAAAGAAATCACCTTACCTTTAAAtcgtatttatatttacaaaactcATTGAATTTAACTTTCGTTTACAGGATCCCTTCACATTTTGGCTTTGAAACATTACTTGCCGTCTCATGATGAAAATGGAGAATTTAGAATCCCATATCCTCCTACGTCCGAGATTTACGTCTTTAATCGATATGGCCAGCATATAACGACAAAAGATTTAACATCTGGAAAGACTagatattcatttttatattccaAAAATACTTCTTTTGGAAAACTATCTACAGTAACTGATGCGTCGGGTAACAAAATTCAGCTTTTACGAGATTATAGTAACATTGTGAGTTCCATTGAAAATACTCAAGATCATAAACTGGAACTAAAAATATCTGGAATTGgttatttaactaaattaactgAAAAAGGATCTGCGGGAATTGATCTAGATTACGATGCAAATACTGGATTGCTAAATAGTCGATCAGGGGTACGTGCGTAGTCATATTACTGAACTAAGAATTGATgacttttaaataactttttagAGAATTTAATCTTTTTATATCACTATatatttggaaccctcgtagctttagttttaagtttgcgttataattatcaccactatatcttacaaatctaacaccataccagaccatcaataagcgtaatttattacctattttgaataaatcatttgactttgactttgactttgactataatttatttagtttttatcgTTTTTCAGGCGGGTGACACGGTAATATACAATTATGACGAACTTGGACGAGTGACGAAGATTATTATGCCTTCAGGAGAACAAGTGCACATAACTTCTGGACTAGCCAAAAATTACGGTCTTGCAGTTACAGTTTCAAATCCAACCAGTACTATTCCGGTAGGAGTATCAAAGAAATGTGAATACGTTCTGCATGGTCAATCTTTCAAACAAATTACTATCAACAATGGAAAACAAATTACGGAAGGTCGAATGTTTACGAACAACACTTTAGTTATCGATACACCTTGGTCAGGAAAGTTTGAAAGTATTGCAGCTGCAAAGCATCCTTTACTCGAAGCTGCTTTACCAATCGAGGCTGAAATGCTACACATGTGGTCACATCAGACAACATCGTTCGGAGATGGATTAATAAACAACATGTATTCATTGTATACTCTCGTAGGCGATGTAAGGAACCCACAGCAAACACTCAACAGAGAGATTTGGGTGAATGACTCAAGAGTCTTAATTATTGAATTTGACCAATTTAAAAGCAGGGAAACCTTCTTTAATGCAGACCGGATTCCTCTTTTTACCACTGCTTACGATGTTGCTGGGTTGCCGCTATCGTTTACGCCTCATGGGGCTGGGGTTCCGCTTAATATATCCTACGATAGATTTTATAGAATTAACGGTTGGAAATGGGGTGTCACTGAAGAATCTTACAATTATGATCCACATGGTATGCTGTCCGAAATAACAAGTCCACAAGACGGAACAAAGTTCATTTACTACAACGATGGTAACCTCGTCTCCAAAATTACACTAGCAAGTCAGAGGAGTTTCAAATATTCATACGACGGCGATGGTGGATTAACTCATGTGATACTACCATCAGGAACAAATCACTCATTTAGTGTACAACCTTCTATAGGATTTTTGCGCGTCACCTACACACCTCCAGGCTCATCGAAGAAGTATTTGCAACACTATTCGCACACTGGGGAACTATTGCAAACAGTTTTCCCAGGTGATGGAGCTAGAATTATTTACAGATATTTTACAACCAATAAAATATCGGAAGTAGTCCACGGAGATGGTCAAACACAAATTCACTACTCTGAAAATAGTGGTTTGCCTTCTGAAATACTGCATGTAGACCGTGATGTTGACTATAGATGGGAGTCTACTTATGCCGGTGGTTTACTTGTAGAAGAAAGGCTTGATTATGGCGCCAAGACTGGATTAAGCAATGctaaaataatttatgaatATGACAATAATTACAGAACAACTGCAGTTCAAGGTCGTATTGGTGGTCAAACGCTAATTCCACATCACATAATATACAATAGCAAAACTGGTGCACCAGAAGTTTTAGGGCAATTTACTGTATCTAAACAAAAATGGAATGAGACCTCAGTGTATGACGGCATCGCCATGTTTTCTAGAACTCTTAATAATCAATTCCTTGAAAAAGAAATTACAGTTAACATTCACAGGATGGAAGTGTTCCGAATGGAATTTTCTTACGACCGTCACGGCAGGATATCTCAAACTCGAACGCACACCAGAAATGTAGGAGTGAACACTTACACAAACGTAAAGAACTACACTTGGGACTGCGATGGCCAATTAACAGGCGTGGAAGCACAAGAGCCCTGGGGTTTTAGATATGATGACAATGGTAATATGCTGTCACTAACATACAGAGGCAATACAATTCCCATGGAATACAATGACATGGATCGTATCATCAAGTTCGGAGAAGGCCAGTATCGTTACGATAGTAGAGGATTCGTTTTCCAAAATGCTAGAGAAGAAAGATTCCAATACAACGCTAAAGGATTACTCATTAGAGCAACAAAACGAGGAAGATTTGATGTTCGGTATTACTACGATCACCTggacaggtacctacttacgtactatccatactaatattataaatgcgaaagtgcgtctgtctgtctgtctgtctggctgctagcctttcatggcccatccgttcaaccgattttgacgaaatttggtacagcgatagcttgcatcctggggaaggacataggttactttcatccgggaatatcaaagagttcccacgggattttcaaaaaactaaatccacgcggacgaagtcacgggcatcatctagtaatatatattttgtacaGTAAAATTACCAAACAGTCAGTGTCCAATTCCACCTTTGCCAACAAACTAACTAATATGTTTCTTTACAGACTGTCTACGAGAAAAGATAACTTCGGTAATGTTACCCAATTCTTTTACACGAACAAGGATAAACCTCATGAAGTCAGTCACATTTATTCACCTCGCGAGAACAGATTTATGACACTAGTTTACGATGATAGAGGACACCTTATCTACACTCAGGTAGGTGATACTTAAACTATgcaacataaatatattatagtacacgacaggtcgcgATGGAAATCGGATCAGATCGGATCaatcacccgcgctatcacgcaccgggttGGCGCAGGAGACTGCCAGGCGCATAGGCTGCAAAACGCAAGACACACTCTAGAACATTTCCCAACAGTTCCTGCAGATCTTCGTCGCTGGTATCTTCAACGTAGTCCAGACATGAACTAAACGCTACATTATGCACAATAAACGCTAAATGCAAGTCCTGTGAAAAGAATAAGGTAATAAGCCAAATCGTAAAATAACTCACCATAATCACAATTGTTTCAGGTTGCTCGCCACAAGTATTACATTGCCACTGATCAATGTGGAACGCCTGTAATGGTCTTTAATCAGTACGGAGAGGGCATTCGGGAAATTATGAGATCGCCTTACGGGCACATAGTCTACGACTCCAATCCGTATCTGTACCTTCCTGTGGACTTCTGCGGTGGACTGTTAGATCAAGTGACATCACTTGTTCATATGGAACACGGAAAAGTGTATGATCCCCTTATTGGACAGTGGATGTCCCCTCTTTGGGAAAATCTTATTGAAAGAATTCATAATCCTACACAACTGCATTTATATAGATTTAATGGAAATGACCCTATTAACGTACGgccacaaaataaaaaaccaacAGGTAAGAAGAACTGTTTGTAAACCTACTTATAATTACTCATAGTTATACCGATACCGATATCAGTGTGCAGAAAGCTAGTTTTTGGTATCGTAGTTGGTATTAAAATCCAGGCCGTTAAACTTGATTCCATTTCTTTACAGATCACTTATCTTGGCTGAAACTACTAGGCTATGATACAAAGAGCTTGGCGCCTCAACTTTACCCTGATGAACTACCTGGAGGTTCTATATTACCCAGTATTCCTCGGGGTCGCCCAGTATGGGGCACTGCACCTGTCGATGGCGGGCCAGGTCTTCCTTCAGCGATGTCGCTACTGCCAAGCGTCATGATCGAATCAGGATTTTTATCACATATGTCAAACAAGAGGATTGCTGATTTCCGAAGCCTCTCTATACCGGCCATGTCTGCGCTAAAAACCGATGGTCTTAATCTTGCACCAAAACGAATCGGGTCCGACTCCGAGCCACCTTTCGGACGCGGAATTTTGATTTCCCGAAATTCAAGAGGGCGAGCAGTAGTAAGCACAGTTCCTTCTGCCAATGCCATATATCGAGACGTATACACGTCCGTCTTCAATAGATCCCATCTACTGCCTTTCTCCTTCGTAGTTCATGGAGACCAGCAAGATGTATTTTACTTCGTTAAGGAAGATACTTGGCGCGCAGCCGACGACAAACAACAACTGAAGCGAATGCAAGGAAAATTAAACGTCACCTTCCACGAAGTAGCCGAGGGTGGCCGCTCTTACGCCGATGTAAAGATTCACGGACAAACGAGCATAATTAACTTGAGATACGGCACCAGCGCCGAGAGAGAGCGGCAGCGCCTGCTGCACCACGCGCGCGCGGCCGCCGTGCGCAAGGCGTGGCACCGCGAGCGCGAGGCGCTGCGCGCGGGGCTGGGCGGCGCGCTGGACTGGGCGGCGGCAGAGCTGGACGAGATCCAGAAGGCGGGCTCGGCGGCGGGCTACGAGGGCGAGTACGTGCACGACGTGGCGCGCTA is a genomic window containing:
- the Ten-a gene encoding teneurin-a isoform X9, coding for MTMKSLKYSEREDMMDGFSPVPPPLPRRQPVRNIYAEPFVDPRMGGTGMSSGMGGGTLGHCQLANQPLVMPVFPLRASQPSPVPVYSPSRFHIDKRCQHRCTWKCLAIAMICLCVILAAMLAYFIALSSIKSNIDNSNCILVQDVKAVTHSHGIRDALSTSSPSDESISTSSLGWSTTAEAALESAVIPQQAQQAAPPPWSPALEVRDFDELHSATIPAYQFWSSEFRNKQPAFVSLNFTVPWGANFAVYGRRNVAPSVTQYDFVEFIRGGRVDHRLRRRRSPHRHDSFERTLNDWDAVLSTLSPYQRWNHTISKRSTDMRVNVSILQYLDTGRWFISIYNDELQPHHVEMIVSEAEGVTNSCPDDCSGHGSCYLGKCDCMDGFEGHDCSKSVCPVLCSAHGAYAGGICHCSEGWKGAECDIPAHDCEPADCSGRGQCIAGQCHCKPGWKGTKCDEEDCLDPTCGNHGSCVRGRCVCRAGWRGAACTERDARVQRCLPACSQRGVYDLDAGRCVCDPLYTGDDCSQVVCSLDCGPHGVCAEGVCRCDDGWTGSLCDQRPCDSRCHEHGQCKNGTCVCTQGWNGRHCTLPGCPNGCTRHGQCLLEDGVYRCSCADGWAGSDCSIALELSCSDNEDNDEDGMTDCSDSECCSRPECTEHIMCLASNDPVEVLLRKQPPSVTASFYQRVKFLIEENSVQSYAHMDEYSEGEFWNSFTPCRVSVMRGQVVSPQGLGIIGIRVSVDREARFGFTLTRQGGWFDVLVNGGGAVTLQFQRSPFKPLRKTVFVPWNQIVVLPAVQMELSDDSIKVPTPRSPPRLDWSPMPQWWESETPPCSAHDHERLRPEVVAMPALAAPAVSSPTITTVIYPEAQIVSESIGIPGSSVKLTYRSSQAAGYLSCVHIQLTRRIVPASLTRVHVRVEIEGSLHTHTYEADPDLTHVFAWNKRNVYKQKVYGQAQAKISIGYEYTTCSSVVWETQTATLAGFDVDISDIGGWGLDIHHHYNFHEGILQKGDGALLHLKQYPRTVQVVMGTGLQRSLNCPDHCNGKAADSLLLTPTALTSGPDGSLYVGDFNFVRRITPEGVVTTVLQLETTQVAYQYYICISPADGYLYISDSERHQVRRVVVLDKVRDPAANSEPIVGNGDRCVPGDDSNCGDEGPAIKAKLAHPKGLAIAADRTMYIADGTNIRAVDPSGIIHTLVGHHGHHNHWSPVPCRGAIAPYEAQLQWPTGVALSPLDGSLYFIDDRIILKLTVDMKIKVVAGQPSHCRLGSDGKPIAKPTNRTNTEFREDSNLGTILAIAFAPSGVLYVAESDSKKTNTIKTIDPSGKIMHFAGKLQENFKELSCECNSSTSATVVPVNPRDEGAGCPCRLSVAAGDEPPTNTETLLSSNAKFQTISALAVTPDGVLNVVDQGSLHILALKHYLPSHDENGEFRIPYPPTSEIYVFNRYGQHITTKDLTSGKTRYSFLYSKNTSFGKLSTVTDASGNKIQLLRDYSNIVSSIENTQDHKLELKISGIGYLTKLTEKGSAGIDLDYDANTGLLNSRSGAGDTVIYNYDELGRVTKIIMPSGEQVHITSGLAKNYGLAVTVSNPTSTIPVGVSKKCEYVLHGQSFKQITINNGKQITEGRMFTNNTLVIDTPWSGKFESIAAAKHPLLEAALPIEAEMLHMWSHQTTSFGDGLINNMYSLYTLVGDVRNPQQTLNREIWVNDSRVLIIEFDQFKSRETFFNADRIPLFTTAYDVAGLPLSFTPHGAGVPLNISYDRFYRINGWKWGVTEESYNYDPHGMLSEITSPQDGTKFIYYNDGNLVSKITLASQRSFKYSYDGDGGLTHVILPSGTNHSFSVQPSIGFLRVTYTPPGSSKKYLQHYSHTGELLQTVFPGDGARIIYRYFTTNKISEVVHGDGQTQIHYSENSGLPSEILHVDRDVDYRWESTYAGGLLVEERLDYGAKTGLSNAKIIYEYDNNYRTTAVQGRIGGQTLIPHHIIYNSKTGAPEVLGQFTVSKQKWNETSVYDGIAMFSRTLNNQFLEKEITVNIHRMEVFRMEFSYDRHGRISQTRTHTRNVGVNTYTNVKNYTWDCDGQLTGVEAQEPWGFRYDDNGNMLSLTYRGNTIPMEYNDMDRIIKFGEGQYRYDSRGFVFQNAREERFQYNAKGLLIRATKRGRFDVRYYYDHLDRLSTRKDNFGNVTQFFYTNKDKPHEVSHIYSPRENRFMTLVYDDRGHLIYTQVARHKYYIATDQCGTPVMVFNQYGEGIREIMRSPYGHIVYDSNPYLYLPVDFCGGLLDQVTSLVHMEHGKVYDPLIGQWMSPLWENLIERIHNPTQLHLYRFNGNDPINVRPQNKKPTDHLSWLKLLGYDTKSLAPQLYPDELPGGSILPSIPRGRPVWGTAPVDGGPGLPSAMSLLPSVMIESGFLSHMSNKRIADFRSLSIPAMSALKTDGLNLAPKRIGSDSEPPFGRGILISRNSRGRAVVSTVPSANAIYRDVYTSVFNRSHLLPFSFVVHGDQQDVFYFVKEDTWRAADDKQQLKRMQGKLNVTFHEVAEGGRSYADVKIHGQTSIINLRYGTSAERERQRLLHHARAAAVRKAWHREREALRAGLGGALDWAAAELDEIQKAGSAAGYEGEYVHDVARYPELAEDPYNVRFIKKRADRAERRRRKREDCRAPWWLAWDGLC